In Kytococcus sedentarius DSM 20547, the sequence GTGTCGCCCTCGCGCACCACGTCGGTCACCTCGCAGTGGCGGATGATGCGCACGCCCAGCGCGCGGGCGGCCCGCGCGTACCCCTGCACCACGGACTCCGGCGTGCAGTGCCCGGCCTCCGGCGACCACACACCGGCGATGAGGCCCTCGGTGGAGATCAACGGGGAGAGCTCCTTGGCCTCCTCGACGCTGGTGATGCGGCTCTCCAACCCCATCGAGCGCTGCAGCTCGACGTTGCGCTCGAAAGTGCGCAGGTCCTCCTCGCGCTCCAGCAGAAACAGGTAGCCGCACTCGTCCAGGTCGATGTCCTGGTCGAACAGCTCCGGGAAGTTCCGGAAGACCTCCAGGCTGCGCATGCCCAGCTCGATGTTCACCGCATCGGAGAACTGGGCGCGCACGCCGCCGGCGGCCTTGCAGGTGGAGCCGGCGCCGAGCTCGCCGCGCTCCACGAGCACGACGTCCTGCACACCCTGCTTGGCCAGGTGGTAGGCGGTGCTCAGGCCCATGACGCCGCCGCCGATGACGACGACCCGGGCGCGGGTGGGGAAGTTCTGGTCCGACATGGTCACTCCTTGGACGGGGAAGAAAGGGGTGCCGGCGCGGGAGCACCGGGCACGGGGTCAGCGGGCGTCAGCGCGCCGGGGTGTTGGTGGCGGTTGCCCGGCCGGGGACGACCGTGCTGCCCTGGTTGGGCTGGCTGCGCTCGGCCTCGGGCACCTCGGGGACGTCCCCGTTGGCGTAGTCCCGGGTGTGCTTGCTGAGTTCGCGGCGCAGCACGCCGGAGAGCAGGTACAGGCCGATGAAGTTGGGCAACGTCACCAGGAAGAACATGGCGTCGGAGAAGCCGACGACCGTGTCCAGCGAGACGGCGGCACCGACCACGATCATCACGATCCACAGCGCGTCGTAGCTCAGCTCCACGGCCCGGCTGTTGCCGAAAAGGTACCCGGCGGACTTCTTGCCGTAGTACGAGTAGCTCAGCAGGGTGGAGAAGGCCAGCAGCAGCACGATCGCCGTCAGCAGCCAGGGGAACAGGGCGTGCACGGTGCCGAAGGCCTCGGAGGTGAGGGCCACCCCATCGGCGCTGGAGGAGGTGTGCAGACCGGTCACGACGATGGCCAGCGCCGTCATCGTGCAGATGACCACCGAGTCGATGAACGGCTCGAGCGAGGCGACCAGGCCCTCCTGCGCGGGGCGGCGGGTGCGCACGGGCGAGTGCGCGATGGCGGCCGAGCCAACACCGGCGGCGTTGGAGAACAGCGCGCGCTGCACCCCGATGATGGCGACTCCCACCACGCCGCCCTGCACGCCCTCACCGGTGAAGGCACCGTCGAAGATCGCCCCGACGGCCGAGGGCAGGGAGCCGACGTTGGCGCCGAGGATCACCAGCACGCACAGCACGTACAGGATGGCCATGATCGGCGTGAGGCGGGAGGTCCAGCGGGCGATGGAGCGGATGCCGCCGAAGATGACCACGGCCGCCAGGACCGCCAGGGCCAGGCCGATCATCCACCCGCGGCCGGCCAGGATGCTCTCCTCGCCGCCGGTCAGGTTCGTCAGCTGCACGGCCACCTGGTTGGCCTGGAAGATGTTGCCGGCCCCCAGCGCGCCGATCATCATGGCGAAGGCGTAGAAGCCGGCCAGGAAGACGCCCAGCGGGCGCATGCCGCGCTCGGCCAGGCCGTGCTGGAGGTAGTACATCGGCCCGCCGGAGACGGTGCCGTCGTCGTTGATGCGGCGGTACTTGGCACCCAGCGTGGCCTCGGCGGCCTTGATGGACATGCCGAGGAAGCCGGCGAGGATGATCCACAGCGTGGCGCCGGGGCCACCGACGGTGATGGCCACGGCCACACCGGCGACGTTGCCCAGCCCCACCGTGCCCGAGAGCTCGGTGGCCAGCGCCTGGTAGCTGGTGATCTCACCGGGGTCGGTGCGCCGGTTGAACCGGCCCTTCACGATGCCGGGCACCTGCCGCATGCCGTAGACGATCTGGGGCCCGATGAGGGCGCTCAGCACGAACCCGCCGAGTAGCAGCCACACGATGAGGAAGGGCATCTCCGCGCTGCCCAGTGGGAAGGTGGCGAAGACGATGCCGGAGAGCCATTCCACGACCGGGCCGAACCACGACTCGATCGCGCCGTCGATGCCGGACTTCTCGGCCTGGGTGAGCATTATCGGATCTCCTGACGGGTGGGGGGCACCTGGCCGCGCAGCTCCATGGCCTGGCGGACCCGGTCGCGGGCCAGCTGGCCCGCGGCGGCGTGGGGGGTGGTGTCGGTGGTGGTGGCCGCCTCGAGGACGGTGAGGGTGTTGGCCCGCATCCGCTCGGTGACGGTGGGGACGATCTGGTCGGTCGCGACGCCGAAGGGGGAGTAGCGGTCCCGCATGCCGAACGCGGCGGCGATGATGCCGCCGGCGTTCGCGATGAAGTCGGGCACCAGCGTCACGCCCCGGGCGGCGAGGAGCTCCTGCGCCGCGGCGTCGGTGGGCAGGTTGGCCCCCTCCACCACGAGGCGGGCCCGCACGTCGCCGGCGTTGGTGGCGTCGAGCACGCCCTGCTGGGCGGCCGGGACGAGGATCCCGGCATCGAGGGTGAGCTCCCGTCCGGCGGCGAGCCGCTGGCCGGACGCGTGGTCCACCAGCGCGTCGCCGTGCGCCTCGCGCAGGAGCAGCAGCTCGGTGACGTCCAGGCCGTCGGGGTCGTGCACGGCGCCCACGGCGGTGGACACGGCCACGATGCGGTAGCCCAGCTCCGACAGCCGGCGCACCGTGGCGTGGCCGACTGCCCCGAAACCCTGCACGACCACGCGGTCGTCGTCGATGCCGCAGTGGGCCACGGAGGCGTCGACGGCCTCGGCGACCCCGTGGCCGGTGATGCCCAGGGCGTCGTAGGCCACGCCGCCGAGGGCGGCCGGGGTGCCGGTGGCGGCACCCCGGTCGCCGAGCTCGTCGCAGAGGATGGCCGCGTCGGCCTCGTTCAACCCCATGTCCAGCCCGAACACGTACTCGCTCGGCACCTCATTGCGCAGCATGCGTGCGAAGGCCCGCAGCGCCTCCTCCTTGCGGGGGGAGGTCGGGTCGAACCGGATGCCGGCCTTCGCGCCGCCCTGGTACAGGTCGACGGCTGCCCACTTCCAAGTCATCACCCGGGCCAGGGAGGCCACCTCGGCCACGGTGAGGTCGGCCCGCATGCGGGTGCCGCCCTTGCCCGGGCCGCGCGAGGTGTTGTCGATGACGAGCACGCCCTGCATGCCGCTGCGCTGGTGGTTGACGGTGACGACCTTCTCCGGTCCCCACTCGTCCATGAGCTCGAACACGCGGATCTCCTCGGTCTCTACGGTCGGCTCAGAGGAACTCGACGCCCTGGGCCAGGGGGAGCTCGTTCGAGTAGTTGACGGTGTTGGTGGCGCGGCGCATGTAGGCGCGCCACGCGTCGGAGCCGGACTCGCGGCCGCCGCCGGTGTGCTTCTCGCCACCGAACGCGCCACCGATCTCGGCGCCGGAGGTGCCGATGTTCACGTTGGCGATGCCGCAGTCGGAGCCCGCGTCGGAGACGAAGCGCTCAGCCTCGCGGACGTCGGTGGTGAAGATGGCCGAGGACAGGCCCTGCGGCACGTCGTTGTGCATCGCGATGGCCTCGTCGAGCTCGCGGTAGGTCATCACGTAGAGGATCGGCGCGAAGGTCTCGGTGCGGACGATCTCGGTCTGCCCCGGCATCCGCACGATGGCCGGCTGCACGTAGTACGCCTCGGGGTACTCCTCGGCGTGCACGCGCTCGCCGCCGCAGAGCAGCTCACCGCCATCGGCCGTGGCGGCCGCGAGGGCGGCGGTCATGCCCTCGTACGCGCCGCCGTGCACCAGCGGGCCCACCAGGCTCTCGCCGGTGCTCGGGTCGCCGATCGTCAGCGTGCCGTAGGCCTGCACGAGGCGCTCGGTGAACTCCTCGGCGATGTCCTCGTGGATGATGAGGCGGCGCATGGTGGTGCAGCGCTGGCCGGCGGTGCCGACCGCGGCGAAGGCCACGCCCCGCAGCGCGAGGTCGAGGTCCGCCGAGGGGGCGACGATGGCGGCATTGTTGCCGCCGAGCTCCAGCACGGTGCGGCCGAAGCGGGCCGCCACGCGCGGGCCGACCTCGGAGCCCATGCGGGTGGAGCCGGTGGCCGAGATGAGCGGCAGGCGCTCGTCGTCGGACATCTTCTCGCCCAGCGTGCGGTCGCCGATCACCACGTGGTGCAGGCCCTCGGGGGCGCCGACGTCCTTCGCGGCGCGGCCCAGCAGGGCGTCGGTGGCCAGCGCGGAGAGCATGGTGGCCTCGGAGGGCTTCCACACGATGGTGTTGCCGCAGACCAGGGCGACG encodes:
- a CDS encoding alanine/glycine:cation symporter family protein — protein: MLTQAEKSGIDGAIESWFGPVVEWLSGIVFATFPLGSAEMPFLIVWLLLGGFVLSALIGPQIVYGMRQVPGIVKGRFNRRTDPGEITSYQALATELSGTVGLGNVAGVAVAITVGGPGATLWIILAGFLGMSIKAAEATLGAKYRRINDDGTVSGGPMYYLQHGLAERGMRPLGVFLAGFYAFAMMIGALGAGNIFQANQVAVQLTNLTGGEESILAGRGWMIGLALAVLAAVVIFGGIRSIARWTSRLTPIMAILYVLCVLVILGANVGSLPSAVGAIFDGAFTGEGVQGGVVGVAIIGVQRALFSNAAGVGSAAIAHSPVRTRRPAQEGLVASLEPFIDSVVICTMTALAIVVTGLHTSSSADGVALTSEAFGTVHALFPWLLTAIVLLLAFSTLLSYSYYGKKSAGYLFGNSRAVELSYDALWIVMIVVGAAVSLDTVVGFSDAMFFLVTLPNFIGLYLLSGVLRRELSKHTRDYANGDVPEVPEAERSQPNQGSTVVPGRATATNTPAR
- a CDS encoding Glu/Leu/Phe/Val family dehydrogenase → MFELMDEWGPEKVVTVNHQRSGMQGVLVIDNTSRGPGKGGTRMRADLTVAEVASLARVMTWKWAAVDLYQGGAKAGIRFDPTSPRKEEALRAFARMLRNEVPSEYVFGLDMGLNEADAAILCDELGDRGAATGTPAALGGVAYDALGITGHGVAEAVDASVAHCGIDDDRVVVQGFGAVGHATVRRLSELGYRIVAVSTAVGAVHDPDGLDVTELLLLREAHGDALVDHASGQRLAAGRELTLDAGILVPAAQQGVLDATNAGDVRARLVVEGANLPTDAAAQELLAARGVTLVPDFIANAGGIIAAAFGMRDRYSPFGVATDQIVPTVTERMRANTLTVLEAATTTDTTPHAAAGQLARDRVRQAMELRGQVPPTRQEIR
- the amaB gene encoding L-piperidine-6-carboxylate dehydrogenase: MTHPIHDQVRSALEACGVTVPEGADLHARTPITGEQLMGLRATTDAEYETALTTAGEAFTAWRDTPAPVRGNLVKRWGELLTEYKDDLAALVTAEAGKIPSEAAGEVQEMIDICDLAVGLSRQLFGRTMPSERPGHRMMETWHPLGPCGIITAFNFPVAPYAWNTAVALVCGNTIVWKPSEATMLSALATDALLGRAAKDVGAPEGLHHVVIGDRTLGEKMSDDERLPLISATGSTRMGSEVGPRVAARFGRTVLELGGNNAAIVAPSADLDLALRGVAFAAVGTAGQRCTTMRRLIIHEDIAEEFTERLVQAYGTLTIGDPSTGESLVGPLVHGGAYEGMTAALAAATADGGELLCGGERVHAEEYPEAYYVQPAIVRMPGQTEIVRTETFAPILYVMTYRELDEAIAMHNDVPQGLSSAIFTTDVREAERFVSDAGSDCGIANVNIGTSGAEIGGAFGGEKHTGGGRESGSDAWRAYMRRATNTVNYSNELPLAQGVEFL